In Alkalihalobacillus sp. FSL W8-0930, a single window of DNA contains:
- the treR gene encoding trehalose operon repressor — protein MLKSKFQWVYEELANQIQTGKWKPKELLPSELELVKTYDASRETIRKALKLLSERGYIQKIQGKGSVVLDRSKIDFPFSGVSSFKELSERMSMDVETKVVAFNEITPDLDLQDKLQLTSEQKALRIKRVRKVDGERVILDKDDLVQSVVPGLTAKISESSIYEYIEGTLGLVISFAKKEIVVEEPTEEDLELLDMEGFQNIVVVRGRTYLDDARIFQYTESRHRPDKFRFVNFARREKL, from the coding sequence GTGTTGAAAAGCAAATTCCAATGGGTATACGAGGAGCTGGCAAACCAGATTCAAACAGGGAAGTGGAAGCCAAAAGAGCTTCTTCCATCAGAATTAGAGCTAGTTAAAACCTACGATGCCTCGAGGGAGACCATTCGAAAGGCATTAAAGCTATTATCAGAGCGTGGGTATATTCAAAAAATACAAGGAAAAGGATCGGTCGTACTCGATCGATCTAAGATTGATTTTCCTTTTTCGGGTGTATCAAGCTTTAAAGAGCTGAGCGAACGCATGAGTATGGATGTAGAAACAAAAGTTGTTGCATTTAATGAGATAACTCCTGATCTTGATTTACAGGACAAGCTGCAGCTAACAAGTGAACAAAAGGCCTTGCGTATCAAACGCGTACGTAAGGTTGATGGGGAACGGGTCATCTTAGATAAGGATGACCTTGTTCAATCCGTAGTACCAGGTCTTACAGCGAAAATAAGTGAGAGCTCAATCTATGAATATATAGAAGGAACGCTTGGACTTGTGATTAGCTTTGCAAAGAAAGAGATTGTAGTAGAAGAACCGACGGAAGAGGATCTTGAACTACTAGACATGGAAGGATTCCAAAACATCGTTGTTGTTCGCGGGAGAACTTACTTAGATGACGCACGGATTTTCCAATATACTGAATCAAGGCACCGACCTGATAAGTTCCGCTTTGTTAATTTTGCGAGACGAGAGAAGCTATAA
- a CDS encoding glutathione peroxidase, whose product MSVYDFSVKSSKGEEIQLSKYEGKALLIVNTATKCGFAPQFDGLEKLHQEYADQGFEVLGFPCNQFMNQEPVEDDEMENVCKVNFGVSFPLFAKVDVNGSDAHPLYQYLKKEKKGTIGSDVKWNFTKFLVNQQGEVIERFAPTTKPEKIEPEIKKLLK is encoded by the coding sequence ATGTCTGTCTATGATTTCTCAGTGAAGTCTTCCAAAGGGGAAGAAATTCAACTGTCTAAGTATGAGGGTAAAGCATTACTAATTGTGAATACCGCTACAAAATGTGGGTTTGCACCACAGTTTGACGGTCTGGAAAAGCTTCATCAAGAATATGCAGACCAAGGGTTTGAAGTGCTAGGCTTTCCGTGCAACCAATTCATGAATCAAGAGCCTGTTGAAGATGATGAAATGGAAAACGTGTGTAAGGTTAATTTTGGTGTAAGCTTTCCTTTATTTGCAAAGGTTGATGTGAATGGAAGCGACGCACACCCTCTTTATCAATATCTTAAAAAAGAGAAAAAAGGCACAATTGGTTCTGATGTAAAATGGAATTTCACAAAATTCCTTGTGAACCAGCAAGGGGAAGTAATTGAGCGTTTCGCCCCTACAACAAAGCCTGAGAAGATTGAACCTGAGATCAAAAAGCTTTTAAAATAA
- a CDS encoding nitric oxide synthase oxygenase, whose amino-acid sequence MNDQSERYDQAEDFLNQCYSELGKTKDELLDRLNQVKDEIQQSGEYTHTYEELIHGARMAWRNSNRCIGRFFWETLKVIDARECNDEESMARALFDHIKKATNSGSIVPYLTAFYPTHKKGKIRIWNHQLIRYAGYVAEDGTIIGDPASVDFTNVCQKLGWEGKGSSFDILPLVIQLGENRPSLFPIPDELILEVPLTHPTNPSFKSLELKWYALPIISDMKLVIGGIEYTAAPFNGWYMGTEIGARNLADTDRYNMLPRVAEVFHLDRSREYTLWRDEALIELNKAVLFSFKQAGVSIVDHHTAAKQFERFEKREQDIGRKVTGKWSWLIPPISPATTHIFRKGYKDDRVLPNYFYQPVPYK is encoded by the coding sequence ATGAACGACCAAAGTGAAAGGTATGATCAAGCAGAAGATTTTCTCAATCAGTGTTATAGTGAATTAGGGAAAACGAAAGATGAACTCCTTGATCGATTAAATCAAGTGAAGGATGAAATTCAACAATCAGGTGAATACACCCATACATATGAAGAATTAATACATGGAGCGAGGATGGCTTGGCGTAACAGCAATCGCTGCATTGGACGCTTCTTCTGGGAAACGTTAAAGGTTATTGATGCCAGAGAGTGTAACGATGAGGAATCGATGGCTCGTGCACTGTTTGATCATATTAAAAAAGCAACTAACAGCGGCAGTATCGTCCCTTACTTAACGGCTTTTTACCCTACTCATAAAAAGGGGAAGATCCGCATATGGAATCATCAACTTATTCGTTATGCAGGCTATGTGGCTGAAGATGGTACAATAATAGGAGACCCAGCTTCCGTAGATTTTACAAACGTTTGTCAAAAGCTTGGATGGGAAGGTAAAGGGAGTTCATTTGATATCCTCCCGTTAGTGATACAGCTTGGAGAAAATCGACCGTCACTATTCCCCATCCCAGATGAACTCATTTTAGAGGTGCCTTTAACTCACCCAACAAATCCTTCGTTTAAATCGCTTGAATTAAAGTGGTATGCCCTTCCTATTATTTCTGATATGAAGCTAGTGATTGGAGGAATTGAATACACTGCTGCGCCTTTTAATGGATGGTATATGGGAACGGAAATTGGTGCGCGGAATCTTGCGGACACCGACCGTTATAATATGCTGCCCCGTGTAGCTGAGGTGTTTCATTTGGACAGGTCAAGAGAATATACACTTTGGCGTGATGAGGCGTTAATTGAATTAAATAAGGCTGTTTTGTTTTCGTTCAAACAGGCAGGTGTAAGTATTGTTGACCATCATACGGCTGCTAAACAGTTTGAGCGTTTTGAAAAGAGAGAGCAGGATATAGGTAGAAAGGTTACGGGGAAATGGTCATGGCTGATCCCACCCATTAGTCCTGCTACTACACATATTTTTAGAAAAGGGTATAAGGATGATAGAGTGTTACCGAATTATTTTTATCAGCCCGTACCGTATAAGTAA
- a CDS encoding ABC-F family ATP-binding cassette domain-containing protein, producing the protein MSILRVENLHKTFGEKTLFDHLSFTIEEKERIGLIGVNGTGKSTLLKVLAGLEGAEEVNLFHSNDFSVTYLPQQPDLTENRTILEQIYYGESVIMKAMRAYEQALIDLEKQPESEKVQNRFMTAQQKMDQESAWEANTTAKTILSKLGIRDVSQKIGSLSGGQKKRVAIAEALIRPADLLLLDEPTNHLDHETVEWLEGYLANYKGALIIITHDRYFLNRVTNQMYELDQGKLFQYEGNFETYLQKRAEREEMEQVAESKRQNLLRRELEWLRRGAKARTTKQKARVQRAEGLRDEAGLSKKQDLDFSIGSDRLGNDVIELKQVGKSYKNRVLFRDVDYLVVPHQRLGIIGSNGTGKTTLLNIMAGRIAADTGEVSRGSTVKIGYYTQDDQEIDGELKVIEYIKEVAEVVYTADGQNVTAEQMLERFLFPRSMQWTYIRRLSGGEKRRLYLLKVLMGEPNVLFLDEPTNDLDIQTLSVLEDYIDQFPGVVITVSHDRYFLDKVVDHLLYLNGDGNVERFQGDYSEFLKQKQEQEASQISVAAETNSKGKVKTQQSRRLTYKEKQDWESIEGKMEDLEQKITEVEQAIEAAGSDYTEIEKRLAEKQQLESELEAAMDRWTELSELVEGLKE; encoded by the coding sequence ATGAGCATCTTGCGTGTTGAAAACCTGCATAAAACATTTGGAGAGAAAACGTTATTTGACCACCTTTCCTTTACTATAGAAGAAAAAGAGCGAATCGGCCTAATTGGTGTAAATGGAACAGGGAAGTCAACATTACTAAAAGTACTTGCTGGACTTGAAGGGGCAGAAGAGGTTAATCTTTTTCATTCGAATGACTTTTCCGTTACATATTTGCCTCAGCAACCGGATTTAACAGAGAATCGGACGATATTAGAGCAAATTTATTATGGGGAATCCGTCATCATGAAGGCAATGCGAGCGTACGAACAAGCCCTGATTGATCTTGAAAAACAACCAGAAAGTGAAAAGGTTCAAAATCGCTTCATGACTGCTCAACAGAAAATGGACCAGGAATCTGCATGGGAAGCCAATACAACGGCTAAAACGATTCTTTCCAAGCTAGGGATTCGCGATGTTAGTCAAAAGATTGGCTCGCTTTCTGGTGGACAGAAAAAACGTGTGGCCATCGCAGAAGCATTAATTCGCCCCGCAGATCTGTTATTACTTGATGAACCGACCAACCACTTAGATCACGAAACCGTTGAATGGTTAGAAGGATATTTGGCGAACTATAAAGGGGCGCTAATTATTATTACGCACGATCGCTACTTTCTAAATCGTGTAACAAATCAAATGTATGAGCTTGACCAGGGCAAACTCTTCCAATATGAAGGAAACTTTGAAACCTATCTGCAGAAACGAGCAGAACGCGAAGAGATGGAGCAAGTGGCAGAAAGTAAGCGCCAAAATCTTCTTAGACGTGAGCTTGAATGGTTAAGACGAGGAGCTAAAGCCAGAACAACGAAACAAAAAGCGCGAGTACAGCGGGCAGAAGGCCTCAGAGACGAGGCCGGCCTTAGTAAAAAACAAGATCTTGATTTCTCGATTGGCTCAGATCGCCTAGGCAATGATGTTATAGAGCTTAAACAGGTTGGAAAGTCATATAAGAACCGTGTACTTTTCCGCGATGTTGATTATTTAGTCGTTCCACATCAAAGACTTGGTATCATTGGATCAAACGGTACAGGCAAAACCACGCTTCTGAATATCATGGCTGGAAGAATTGCGGCTGATACAGGAGAAGTTAGTAGGGGATCAACCGTTAAGATCGGATACTACACCCAGGATGATCAAGAGATTGATGGGGAGCTGAAAGTTATTGAATATATTAAGGAAGTGGCTGAGGTTGTGTATACAGCGGATGGGCAAAATGTCACGGCTGAGCAAATGCTCGAACGTTTCCTTTTCCCAAGAAGTATGCAATGGACGTATATCAGACGACTATCAGGCGGGGAGAAGCGTCGTCTTTATCTATTAAAGGTATTGATGGGCGAACCAAATGTACTCTTTTTGGATGAGCCGACAAATGACTTAGACATTCAAACACTTTCTGTATTAGAGGATTACATTGATCAGTTTCCAGGCGTAGTTATTACCGTATCGCACGATCGCTATTTCTTAGATAAAGTTGTGGATCATCTCCTTTATCTGAATGGTGATGGAAACGTTGAACGTTTTCAAGGAGATTACTCCGAGTTTCTGAAGCAAAAGCAAGAACAAGAGGCTAGCCAGATCTCGGTAGCTGCTGAAACAAACTCAAAAGGTAAAGTAAAGACTCAACAATCTCGCAGACTCACCTATAAAGAAAAGCAAGATTGGGAAAGCATTGAAGGAAAAATGGAAGACCTCGAACAAAAAATAACCGAGGTTGAACAAGCAATTGAAGCGGCTGGAAGTGACTATACCGAAATAGAAAAACGCCTTGCTGAAAAGCAACAGCTTGAAAGTGAGCTGGAGGCGGCAATGGATCGTTGGACAGAGCTGTCTGAACTAGTAGAAGGACTAAAAGAATAG
- a CDS encoding DeoR/GlpR family DNA-binding transcription regulator, whose protein sequence is MLTVERQAMIMNVLKEKHTVKLNELVDLTGSSESTIRRDLTELESGKKLKRIHGGATLLQKKRLEPTIAEKSSKNIQEKRQIAQFASTFVEKGDCIFLDAGTTTLEMIPFLKEKQVVVVTNGLSNVVELVEAGIETHVVGGQVKPGTRAFIGRSAIETLESFRFDCAFLGANGITPEDGCTTPDPQEAFVKTYAKSRSRQSYVVADHSKFGEVSFAKFAELKDVTLLTSSHLEDHVQNTYKEIVDIKVVAI, encoded by the coding sequence ATGCTTACTGTGGAACGTCAAGCAATGATCATGAACGTTTTAAAAGAGAAACATACGGTAAAGCTGAATGAACTTGTAGATTTAACCGGATCTTCGGAGTCTACCATACGCAGAGATCTAACAGAATTGGAAAGTGGAAAGAAATTAAAGCGCATACATGGAGGGGCAACACTTCTTCAAAAGAAGCGACTTGAGCCGACCATCGCTGAGAAATCTTCCAAAAACATTCAAGAAAAACGTCAAATTGCTCAATTCGCGTCAACATTCGTTGAAAAGGGTGACTGTATTTTCTTGGATGCTGGAACAACAACGCTTGAAATGATTCCATTTTTAAAAGAGAAACAAGTCGTTGTCGTGACGAATGGGTTGTCAAATGTGGTTGAGCTTGTAGAGGCTGGAATTGAGACGCATGTTGTAGGTGGTCAAGTAAAGCCAGGCACACGTGCTTTTATTGGACGTAGTGCCATTGAAACGCTTGAATCGTTCCGTTTTGATTGCGCATTCCTAGGAGCGAATGGAATTACACCGGAAGACGGATGTACAACACCAGATCCTCAAGAAGCCTTTGTAAAAACGTATGCAAAGAGTCGTTCTAGACAAAGCTACGTGGTAGCAGACCATTCGAAATTTGGAGAAGTGTCCTTCGCCAAATTTGCTGAATTAAAAGATGTGACGCTTTTAACAAGTTCTCATCTCGAGGATCATGTTCAGAACACGTATAAAGAAATAGTAGACATAAAGGTGGTTGCAATATGA
- the pfkB gene encoding 1-phosphofructokinase translates to MIYTVTLNPAVDYFVELDDLKPGHVNRSRKEHKAPGGKGINVSRVLKRLGHNSQTLGFIGGFTGDYIINTLQEEKIETSFVEVNGDTRINIKMKATEDETELNGTSPEVTEQNVAELVSQLDQLKKGDTLVLAGSVPGTLPTSIYTDWIKQVKENGVNVFLDTSGEPFADAVEAAPTFIKPNHHELSELVGADIQTPEQAVPYVRQLVEKGIDYVFVTFAGDGAILGTKEKTLFATTPKGTVVNSVGAGDSTLAGFIAASMDELPLEDAFRFAVSSGSSTAFSKGFCELSHVKELMNQVNVSTL, encoded by the coding sequence ATGATATACACGGTCACACTAAACCCGGCTGTTGATTACTTTGTGGAGTTGGATGACCTAAAGCCAGGTCATGTGAACCGATCCAGGAAAGAGCATAAAGCACCTGGAGGGAAAGGCATTAACGTATCACGTGTATTAAAACGACTAGGACATAATAGTCAAACACTTGGTTTTATTGGTGGATTTACAGGTGACTACATCATTAATACGTTGCAAGAAGAAAAGATTGAAACAAGCTTTGTTGAGGTTAATGGAGATACGCGCATTAACATTAAAATGAAGGCAACAGAAGACGAAACAGAGTTAAATGGTACGTCGCCTGAAGTGACAGAGCAAAATGTAGCAGAGCTCGTTAGCCAGCTTGATCAGCTTAAAAAGGGTGACACACTAGTGCTTGCAGGCAGTGTTCCTGGAACACTGCCTACATCTATCTACACAGACTGGATTAAACAAGTAAAAGAAAACGGTGTTAACGTCTTTCTTGATACAAGTGGTGAACCATTTGCCGATGCGGTTGAAGCGGCACCAACGTTCATTAAGCCGAATCATCATGAGCTTTCTGAGCTAGTTGGAGCAGATATTCAAACACCTGAGCAAGCCGTTCCTTACGTAAGACAGCTTGTTGAAAAGGGCATTGACTATGTATTTGTCACATTTGCTGGTGACGGAGCCATTCTTGGAACAAAGGAAAAAACTCTTTTTGCTACAACTCCAAAGGGTACGGTTGTAAACTCCGTTGGAGCAGGAGATTCAACACTTGCTGGATTTATAGCAGCGAGCATGGATGAATTACCACTAGAGGATGCATTCCGTTTTGCCGTATCTTCAGGTAGCTCAACAGCCTTCTCAAAAGGGTTCTGTGAGTTATCACACGTGAAAGAATTAATGAACCAAGTAAACGTATCAACACTCTAA
- a CDS encoding fructose-specific PTS transporter subunit EIIC produces the protein MKISELLKKDTMILDLKATTKETVIDELITKLDQAGRLKDKQAYKEAILAREAQSTTGLGEGIAIPHAKTAAVRTPAIGFGRSTAGIDYEALDGQPSQLFFMIAASEGANNEHLATLSRLTTFLMDDSFRQTILNASSEDEILAAIDQKDAEKEAEEAAEAEAEAAKQNESQSSAVKASDSPQILGVTGCPTGIAHTYMAADALKNKAAELGYTIKVETNGSGGVKNKLTAAEIEAADAIIVAADTKIEMTRFAGKKVIQAPVADGVRKPKDLIDRAMSENAPIYQATGGSSSDDSSESEKKGLNIYKHIMNGVSNMLPFVIGGGILIALSFLIGGYEQEGVIAEMLNAIGGGNGAFGLLVPVLAAFIAMSIADRPGFAPGLVAGTIAMTGEAGFLGGLIAGFLAGYIALLVRQLINKLPQVLSGIGNILFTPVLNLLITGTIMLLIVTPLASVNLGLQSWLNGLGTANMIILGVVLGGMMAVDMGGPVNKAAFTFGIAMIDAGNLAPHAAVMAGGMAPPIGIALATTFFRSKFSKKDRQSGPTNYLLGLSFITEGAIPFAAADPLRVIPAAVAGSALAGGLTAFFGVLLPAPHGGIFVFPLVNQGENWVPYALFYLLAVVLGAILTAILLGIFKKKVIED, from the coding sequence ATGAAGATCTCAGAACTACTAAAAAAAGATACAATGATTTTAGATCTAAAAGCGACAACGAAGGAAACAGTCATCGATGAGCTCATTACAAAGCTTGATCAAGCGGGTCGCTTAAAAGATAAACAAGCATACAAAGAAGCAATTCTTGCCAGAGAAGCACAAAGTACAACGGGTTTAGGTGAAGGGATTGCTATTCCTCACGCAAAAACAGCAGCTGTCCGCACACCAGCAATCGGCTTTGGTCGCTCAACGGCAGGTATTGATTACGAAGCACTTGATGGGCAACCGAGCCAATTGTTCTTTATGATCGCAGCAAGTGAAGGAGCAAACAACGAGCACTTAGCCACGCTATCTCGTTTAACAACATTCTTAATGGATGACAGCTTCCGTCAAACGATTTTAAACGCTTCTAGTGAAGATGAAATCTTAGCTGCTATTGATCAAAAGGATGCGGAAAAGGAAGCTGAAGAAGCAGCAGAGGCAGAAGCCGAAGCTGCAAAACAAAACGAATCACAATCTTCAGCTGTAAAAGCATCTGACAGCCCTCAAATCTTAGGTGTTACTGGCTGCCCGACTGGGATTGCACACACGTATATGGCAGCAGATGCCCTAAAAAACAAAGCAGCAGAGTTAGGCTATACTATTAAAGTAGAAACAAATGGTTCAGGCGGAGTGAAAAACAAGCTAACAGCCGCTGAAATCGAAGCAGCTGATGCCATTATCGTTGCAGCCGATACAAAAATTGAAATGACTCGATTTGCAGGTAAAAAGGTTATTCAAGCACCAGTAGCTGATGGTGTGCGCAAGCCTAAAGATCTGATCGATCGTGCTATGTCAGAAAATGCACCAATCTATCAAGCGACTGGCGGATCAAGTAGTGACGATTCTTCCGAGTCTGAGAAAAAGGGTCTAAACATTTATAAGCACATCATGAACGGTGTATCCAACATGCTACCATTTGTTATCGGTGGCGGGATTTTAATTGCGTTGTCGTTTTTAATTGGTGGATATGAGCAGGAGGGTGTTATTGCAGAAATGCTTAACGCTATAGGTGGTGGAAACGGGGCATTCGGTTTACTAGTTCCTGTTCTAGCTGCTTTTATAGCAATGAGTATTGCAGATCGTCCTGGTTTTGCGCCTGGTTTAGTAGCTGGTACGATTGCGATGACCGGAGAAGCAGGTTTCCTTGGAGGTTTAATCGCTGGTTTCTTAGCTGGTTATATTGCATTACTTGTACGTCAATTAATTAATAAATTACCACAGGTTCTATCTGGTATTGGAAACATTTTATTTACGCCTGTTCTTAACCTTTTAATTACAGGTACGATCATGCTTTTAATTGTTACTCCGCTTGCAAGTGTAAACTTAGGATTACAAAGCTGGTTAAATGGTTTAGGAACAGCAAATATGATTATTCTAGGTGTTGTACTAGGTGGAATGATGGCAGTTGACATGGGTGGTCCAGTGAACAAAGCCGCATTTACCTTTGGTATTGCGATGATCGACGCTGGTAACCTTGCTCCACACGCAGCTGTAATGGCTGGGGGTATGGCTCCACCAATCGGGATTGCCCTTGCTACAACGTTCTTCCGTAGTAAGTTCTCTAAAAAGGATCGTCAATCTGGTCCAACAAACTATCTGCTTGGTTTGTCCTTTATTACAGAAGGTGCAATTCCATTCGCTGCAGCGGATCCACTTCGAGTGATACCAGCCGCAGTAGCTGGTTCTGCCTTAGCAGGTGGATTGACAGCATTTTTCGGAGTGTTACTTCCAGCTCCACACGGTGGTATCTTTGTATTCCCTCTTGTTAACCAAGGAGAAAATTGGGTTCCATATGCACTCTTTTACCTACTAGCTGTAGTTCTAGGAGCAATCCTAACGGCCATCCTTCTAGGTATTTTCAAAAAGAAAGTCATCGAAGATTAA
- the thpD gene encoding ectoine hydroxylase: protein MNIDLYPSRVSSKATIKERKDPIIHSNGGNGPLKQTELTSYEENGYLMIEKLFTDEEVELMKKELEKTIKENQSRDSADVIKEPGSNEIRSVFEIHKDSGFFELLSKNERIVKIAEQLLGSQVYINQSRINFKPGFKGKEFYWHSDFETWHVEDGMQHMRAVSCSIILTDNYEFNGPLMLIPGSHKWYVSCAGTTPDANFKSSLQKQEAGTPDNDSLSWLTEEAGGRIDRATGPAGSVLFFECNTMHGSNGNLSPYPRSNVFFVFNSIKNIIGKPYSGQDPRPEFLANRDEVKPIESVRADSLTKHEIHH, encoded by the coding sequence ATGAACATTGATTTATATCCCTCAAGGGTAAGCAGCAAGGCAACGATAAAAGAAAGAAAGGATCCAATCATCCATTCAAATGGAGGAAATGGTCCATTAAAGCAAACTGAGTTAACTTCCTATGAAGAAAATGGATACTTAATGATTGAGAAGCTATTTACGGATGAAGAAGTAGAGTTAATGAAAAAAGAATTAGAAAAGACGATAAAAGAAAATCAATCAAGAGATTCAGCAGATGTTATTAAAGAGCCTGGCAGCAACGAGATTCGCTCCGTTTTTGAAATCCATAAAGACAGCGGTTTCTTTGAATTGTTGTCTAAGAATGAGCGCATTGTTAAAATTGCCGAGCAGTTGCTAGGAAGTCAGGTATACATTAACCAATCTCGTATTAATTTCAAGCCTGGTTTTAAAGGAAAAGAATTTTATTGGCATTCTGACTTTGAAACATGGCACGTGGAGGATGGGATGCAGCATATGCGCGCGGTGAGCTGCTCGATTATCTTAACGGATAATTATGAGTTTAATGGACCGTTAATGCTGATTCCGGGCTCCCATAAGTGGTATGTGTCTTGTGCTGGGACAACTCCAGACGCCAACTTTAAATCATCTCTACAAAAGCAAGAAGCAGGGACTCCAGACAACGATAGCTTAAGCTGGTTAACAGAAGAAGCAGGTGGTCGAATTGATCGTGCGACTGGTCCAGCTGGTTCGGTGTTATTTTTTGAATGTAATACGATGCACGGGTCAAATGGGAATCTCTCCCCTTACCCAAGGAGTAATGTGTTTTTCGTATTTAATTCGATTAAGAATATTATAGGGAAGCCTTACTCAGGGCAAGATCCGAGACCGGAATTTTTGGCAAATCGTGATGAGGTGAAGCCAATTGAATCTGTTCGGGCAGATTCATTAACCAAACACGAAATCCACCATTAA
- the mreBH gene encoding rod-share determining protein MreBH, which yields MFSNAEIGIDLGTANILVYSKDKGIILNEPSVVALNTETRDVLAVGAEAKSMVGKTPSHIVAVRPLRDGVIADFDVTSSMLKAIMKKASKQIGTLRKPNVVVCAPSGSTSVERRAILDAVRSCGAKNVHVIEEPVAAAIGADLPVEEPTANVVVDIGGGTTEVAIISFGGVVSCNSVRIGGDKLDEAIIQHVRKQYNVLIGERTAEQIKMEIGYAPIDHEILSMEVRGRDLVNGLPKTVALQSDEVRHAISEHLLQILEAVRSTLEDCPPELSGDIVDRGVLITGGGALLKGIQDWLSNEISVPVHIAPNPLESVAIGTGRSLKFIDKLQKATV from the coding sequence ATGTTTTCAAATGCAGAGATTGGTATTGATTTAGGAACTGCAAATATTCTTGTTTATAGTAAAGACAAAGGCATTATATTAAATGAGCCTTCAGTAGTGGCTCTTAATACAGAAACTCGTGACGTTCTTGCAGTAGGTGCAGAGGCAAAAAGTATGGTTGGTAAAACACCTTCTCATATCGTTGCTGTTCGCCCATTACGTGATGGCGTTATTGCAGATTTTGACGTAACAAGCAGTATGTTAAAAGCAATTATGAAAAAAGCTAGCAAACAAATTGGAACGCTAAGAAAACCAAATGTTGTTGTTTGTGCACCATCAGGCTCAACGTCTGTAGAGCGTCGTGCAATCTTAGATGCTGTTCGTAGCTGTGGCGCTAAAAATGTTCATGTCATTGAAGAGCCTGTTGCAGCTGCAATTGGTGCTGACCTACCCGTTGAAGAGCCTACAGCAAACGTTGTAGTTGACATCGGTGGAGGTACAACGGAAGTAGCAATTATTTCGTTTGGCGGGGTTGTATCATGTAACTCTGTACGTATTGGTGGGGACAAGCTTGACGAAGCAATCATCCAGCATGTTCGCAAGCAATATAACGTTTTAATTGGTGAACGCACTGCGGAACAAATCAAGATGGAGATTGGCTATGCACCAATTGACCACGAAATCTTGAGTATGGAAGTTCGAGGTCGTGATCTTGTGAACGGACTCCCTAAAACGGTTGCCTTACAATCAGATGAGGTACGCCATGCAATTAGTGAGCACTTACTTCAAATTCTTGAAGCTGTTCGTTCTACACTTGAAGATTGTCCTCCAGAATTAAGTGGAGATATCGTGGACCGTGGCGTTCTAATTACTGGTGGCGGAGCATTGCTTAAAGGAATACAGGACTGGTTATCTAATGAAATCTCTGTTCCTGTGCACATAGCACCTAATCCTCTTGAATCAGTAGCAATTGGTACTGGACGCTCTTTGAAATTTATTGATAAATTACAAAAAGCAACGGTGTAA
- a CDS encoding thiol-disulfide oxidoreductase DCC family protein, with protein METDKSIILFDGVCNLCNKGVDFIIKRDKHRYFHFASIQSEIGQTLMEKYSIGEDVDSMILIENGRAYTHDRGVLKIISHLPLRWKIFKVAYILPPALRKACYQLVAKYRHHFFGKSESCRLPTKEERAQFL; from the coding sequence GTGGAGACGGATAAAAGTATTATTTTATTTGATGGAGTATGCAATTTATGTAATAAAGGTGTAGATTTCATCATAAAACGAGATAAACATCGCTATTTTCATTTTGCCTCAATTCAATCTGAAATTGGTCAAACGCTAATGGAAAAGTACTCAATTGGAGAAGATGTAGATTCAATGATACTCATTGAAAATGGTCGCGCCTATACTCATGATCGTGGAGTTCTAAAGATTATTTCTCACTTACCTCTTCGTTGGAAGATCTTTAAAGTTGCATACATTCTTCCTCCAGCTTTGAGAAAAGCCTGCTACCAACTTGTGGCAAAGTATCGCCATCATTTCTTTGGGAAAAGTGAATCCTGTCGTCTACCTACTAAAGAGGAACGTGCGCAATTCTTATAA